The following coding sequences are from one Capsicum annuum cultivar UCD-10X-F1 chromosome 3, UCD10Xv1.1, whole genome shotgun sequence window:
- the LOC107861704 gene encoding threonine synthase, chloroplastic: protein MAASLMLRSSFLSPCPQLHHQSTTATSKSNNVSHSFIPVKATASTNDAISPQKHRRPADVNIREDAHRHCSSHNFSARYVPFNAGPSSDEWYSLDEIVYRSRSGGLLDVQHDMDALKKFDGQYWRTLFDSRVGKTTWPYGSGVWSKKEWVLPEIDSDDIVSAFEGNSNLFWAERFGKQFLGMSDLWVKHCGISHTGSFKDLGMTVLVSQVNRLRKMHKPVVGVGCASTGDTSAALSAYCAAAGIPSIVFLPANKISMAQLVQPIANGAFVLSIDTDFDGCMQLIREVTAELPIYLANSLNSLRLEGQKTAAIEILQQFDWEVPEWVIVPGGNLGNIYAFYKGFQMCKELGLVDRIPRLVCAQAANANPLYLHYKSGWKDFKPVKANTTFASAIQIGDPVSIDRAVFALQNCNGIVEEAIEEELMDAMAQADSTGMFICPHTGVALTALFKLRNSGVIAPSDRTVVVSTAHGLKFTQSKIDYHSKEINDMECRFSNPPVEVKADFGSVMDVLKSYLLSKNTEQ, encoded by the exons ATGGCAGCTTCTCTCATGCTTAGATCCTCTTTCCTTTCTCCTTGTCCTCAActtcatcatcaatcaacaacagCTACGTCTAAATCCAATAATGTTTCCCACTCCTTCATTCCGGTTAAAGCCACCGCATCCACAAATGACGCTATTTCCCCCCAAAAGCACCGCCGTCCTGCCGACGTGAACATCAGGGAAGATGCTCACCGCCACTGCTCATCTCATAATTTCTCTGCCAG GTACGTGCCTTTTAATGCTGGTCCTAGCTCTGATGAATGGTATTCTCTAGATGAGATTGTGTACCGGAGCCGCTCTGGTGGATTACTTGATGTTCAGCATGATATGGATGCGTTGAAGAAGTTTGATGGACAGTATTGGCGAACCCTGTTTGATTCTCGCGTCGGTAAAACTACTTGGCCTTATGGGTCAGGTGTTTGGTCTAAGAAGGAATGGGTTCTGCCTGAAATAGATAGTGATGATATTGTTAGTGCATTTGAAGGAAACTCAAATCTGTTTTGGGCTGAGCGTTTTGGCAAACAGTTTTTGGGCATGTCTGATTTGTGGGTCAAACACTGTGGGATTAGTCACACTGGTAGTTTTAAGGATCTTGGGATGACTGTTTTGGTGAGTCAAGTGAATCGGTTGCGGAAAATGCATAAACCGGTTGTGGGCGTGGGCTGTGCTTCCACCGGAGACACGTCTGCTGCGTTGTCTGCTTACTGTGCAGCTGCAGGCATTCCGTCAATTGTGTTTCTACCTGCAAATAAGATATCTATGGCACAACTGGTTCAGCCAATAGCAAATGGTGCTTTTGTGTTGAGTATTGATACTGATTTTGATGGTTGTATGCAGTTGATTCGCGAAGTCACTGCTGAGTTGCCTATTTACTTGGCTAATTCATTGAATAGTTTGAGGTTGGAAGGGCAAAAGACGGCGGCAATTGAAATTTTGCAGCAGTTTGATTGGGAAGTTCCGGAGTGGGTGATAGTTCCTGGTGGGAACTTGGGCAACATATATGCATTTTATAAAGGTTTTCAGATGTGCAAAGAGTTGGGGCTTGTGGATCGCATCCCTAGGCTTGTTTGTGCTCAAGCTGCCAATGCCAATCCGCTTTACTTGCATTACAAATCTGGTTGGAAGGACTTCAAACCTGTGAAGGCGAACACAACATTTGCATCTGCTATACAGATTGGTGACCCGGTGTCTATAGACAGAGCTGTTTTTGCCCTGCAGAACTGCAATGGAATAGTCGAGGAGGCAATAGAGGAGGAGTTGATGGATGCTATGGCTCAGGCGGACTCGACTGGTATGTTCATTTGCCCACACACTGGTGTGGCATTGACTGCGTTGTTCAAGCTGAGAAATAGTGGAGTCATTGCACCATCTGATAGGACTGTGGTTGTGAGTACAGCTCATGGTTTGAAGTTTACTCAATCCAAGATTGATTACCACTCAAAGGAAATAAACGACATGGAATGTCGGTTTTCTAACCCACCTGTGGAAGTGAAAGCAGATTTTGGATCAGTTATGGATGTTCTGAAGAGCTATTTGTTGAGCAAAAATACCGAGCAATGA